The window TGAGCAATACGCATTAAAACCCCTCCTTATATGAAAACATAATGGCCTAAAAAAGAAAAACGGGAGACATTGTCTCCCGTTAAAAAAGTCATCTGCTGAAGTTTTTGCAAAAGTACCCAAAATAATTTCCTGCTCAGAAATTAATTTAGGGAGACTTTTCCAAAACACGCAAAGTACTTTTTTATCATGGCCAATTTATTCTTTATTTATTTATTGCCCTGTACTTGCCTTCTGTTATTTCACTGAACCGGTGATATCTCTGCCGTATTTATCCTCCAACTGGATAATTAATTTAACTCCCGGTAAGTTAACACCCTTTTCTTCCACCAAGAATTTGATTCTTTTAATTATATCAATATCATCAGATGAATAAAGCCTCGTGTTACCCTGTGTTCTGCTTGGCTTAATGAGACCGGCTTCTTCCCACTGCCTTAACGTTCTCATGTTGACACCGGCGAGGTGAGCCGCAATACTGATCTGGTATACCCCTTCGTTCGAAGAAACGTGAGCAACCAATTAGCACACCTCCTTTATGTCGCGTATATTTTCTGTCAATTCAAAATTATATTATATAACATATATTATGTCAATATTATTACACAATCACGGCATTTTTTATTACCTTAATTATGCAATATTTATTATATAGTTTAGACATATTATATGCATTAATGCATGTAGATTTTTAGGTAAATAAATTCATAATTTTGCAGAAAAAAGAACAAATTAATTAAAAAATATAAAAAAAGGAGGCTACTTTATGC of the Thermincola ferriacetica genome contains:
- a CDS encoding MerR family transcriptional regulator, which gives rise to MVAHVSSNEGVYQISIAAHLAGVNMRTLRQWEEAGLIKPSRTQGNTRLYSSDDIDIIKRIKFLVEEKGVNLPGVKLIIQLEDKYGRDITGSVK